Genomic DNA from Vigna unguiculata cultivar IT97K-499-35 unplaced genomic scaffold, ASM411807v1 contig_436, whole genome shotgun sequence:
ggtttcgagactCGTGTTTCGGGTGTCGAATTTCGGccttctggtttcgggtttcggatttcgggtttcggtttcgggatttgggttttgggattcgatttttgggtttcgggtttagggtttcgatttTCGAGTTAGAGGTTTCACGTTTCAGGTTTCGAATGTCGATTTTCAGCTTTAGgttttcggatttcaggttttgggttactagtttcgggttaccgatttcgggtttcgggtttcgggtttcgtggttcgggtttggggttcCGAGTTCGGGGTTCGTGTTTCgagtttgggatttagggttttggcGTTTTGGGATTCGGCTTTTAGGTTtccggtttcgagtttgggttttgggttgtcgggttttgagtttcgggacGGGTTTTGGActcatgtttcgggtgtcggatttcgggtttcggatttcgggtttgaggtttcgagtttggggtttcggtttACGATTTTTGGGTTATAGGTTTCCGGTTTGGAGTttcggctttcgagtttcgggtttcgcgttcagggtttgggttttggtgTTTCAGGATTCAGCTTAGGGTTTAGggcctaaacccgaaacctgtaacccgaaaccccaaactcgaaaccctaaacacgaAACTCAacttgaaagtcgaaacccgaaacctgaaattccaaacatcaaacccgaaatcgaaaacccaaaacccgtaagttgaaaccctaaactcgaGGGCCCCCAAAtctcaaacctgaaacccaaaactcaaaactcaaaatccgaaacccgaaacccaaatccaaaatccaaaatctgacacccgaaaccccacaccccaaaacccaaaccccaaaacccaaaaccaaaaccccaaacgcgagtttcgagtttcgagtttggagTTCGGTGTTCGTGTTTCGAATTTGGGGTTTATGGTTTTGGCGTTTCGGaattcgggtttcgggtttgggttttgggtgtggggtttcgagttttgtgTTACCAGTTacaagttacgggttttgggtctcatatttcgggtgtcggatttcaggtttctggtttcgggtttgagatttcgggtttcgggttacggattacgagtttcgggttacgggttttcggtttggagtttcggctttcgagtttcggtttcgcgtttggggtttcggatctcgggattcgtctttgggttttcaggttttggggATTTCAGtttaccgatttcgggtttcgggtttcaacattcaggttttgagtttcgagtttggggtttagagtttcgagtttcgagtttctggttttgggtttcgggtttggagtttcgtgtttcgggtttcgagtttcaggttacgagttacgggttttgggacTCATGTTTCGGGTGTTGGATTTCGAGTTTCTTGTTTCGAATTTCGAGTTTGTGGTTTCGGGTTTTAAGTTTGGAGTTCGGGGTTCGTGTTTCGAACTTGGGGTTTATGGTTTTGGCGTTTCGGGATTCGGTTTTcaggtttcagatttcgggtttcgggtttgggttttgggtttcgggtttcgagtttcgggttacaagttacaagttacgggttttgggtctcatgtttcgggtgtcggaTTTTAGGTTCCTGGTTTCGGATTTTGGATttcggctttcgagtttcgggttttccagtttcgggtttcgggtttcgaatctcaggattcgtctttgggtttttgggttttggggatttcgggttaccgatttcaggtttcgggtttcgactttcaggttgagtttcgggtttgggattgagtttcggatttcgggtttggggtttcgagtttgggggtttgagtttcgggttacaagtttcgggtttggggtttgtgatttagggttttaggtttcgggtttcggatttcaagTTTCGGATCTCAGGTTTCGACTTTGagttttcgggtttcgggatttgggttatcgatttcgggttacgggtttcaggtttgggatttagggtttcgggattcggctttcgggtttcgggtttagggttttgtgtttgaggtttcgggtttcggatctcgggattcgtctttgggatttcgggttttggggatttcgggttaccgatttcgggtttcaggtttcgactttcaggttttgagtttcgggtttggggttgcgaattttgagttttgagtttcgggttacaggtttggggtttcggatttcaagTTTCGGATCTCAGGTTTCGACTTTGagttttcgggtttcgggatttgggttatcgatttcgggttacgggtttcaggtttgggatttagggtttcgggattcggctttcgggtttcgggtttagggttttgtgtttgaggtttcgggtttcggatctcgggattcgtctttgggatttcgggttttggggatttcgggttaccgatttcgggtttcaggtttcgattttcaggttttgagtttcgggtttggggttgcgagttttgagttttgagtttcgggttacaggtttggggtttggggtttgggatttaaggtttcaggtttcaggtttcggatctcgggtttcggctttaggttttcgggtttcgggtgtgggatttagtgtttcgggtttcgggtttcgactttgggttttcgaatttcgggttttgggttatgGGTTTCTAATTTCGAGTTTCAcggttcgggtttggggtttcaggtttggggtttcggctttcaggtttcgggtttcgagttacaagttacgggtttcgagactcgtgtttcggacttcggatttcgggtttcttGTTTCAGGTTCTGAATTtcaggtttccgatttagggtttcaggtttggactTTCGGGTTTTaggatttgggttttgggtttcgggttttgggttttgggtttcgggtttcaactttaatgttttgagtttcgggtttcggatttgaagtttcgtgtttcgactttcgactttcaggttttgagtttcgggtttggggtttcgagtttcaggtgacaggtttcgggtttggggtttgggatttagggttttgggtttggggtttcggatttaggttttcaggtttcgagttttgggttaccgatttcaggtttggagtttcaaGTTTTGGGTTTCAACTTCCAGGTTTTGAGTTTGGactttggggtttcgagtttgtggtttcggatttcaggtttcgagtttcgagtttggggtttgggttttggggtgtgcggtttcgagtttcgggttacgagttacgggttttgggactcatgtttcgggtgtcggatttcgagtttcttgtttcgtgtttcgaatttggggtttatggttttggcgtttcgggattcggttttcgggtttcagatttcgggtttcgggtttgggttttgggtttggggtttcgagtttcgggttacaagttacaagttacgggttttgggtctcatgtttcgggtgtcgtatttcaggtttctggtttcgggtttcggatttcggctttcgagtttcgggtttcggatctcgggattcgtgtttgggtttttgggttttggggattacgggttaccgatttcgggtttcgggtttcgactttcaggttgagttttgggtttgggattttgagtttcggatttcgggtttcgggctTGGAGTTTCGGATTACGAGTTTCTTGTTTCGTGTTTCGAATTTGGGGTTTATGGTTTTGGCGTTTCGGGATTCGattttcgggtttcagatttcgggtttcgggtttgggttttgggtttggggtttcgagt
This window encodes:
- the LOC114171950 gene encoding uncharacterized protein LOC114171950 encodes the protein MFRDLGFGIRFLGFGFRVSIFELEVSRFRFRMSIFSFRFSDFRFWVTSFGLPISGFGFRVSWFGFGVPSSGFVFRVWDLGFWRFGIRLLGFRFRVWVLGCRVLSFGTGFGLMFRVSDFGFRISGLRFRVWGFGLRFLGYRFPVWSFGFRVSGFAFRVWVLVFQDSA